A genome region from Oncorhynchus gorbuscha isolate QuinsamMale2020 ecotype Even-year linkage group LG26, OgorEven_v1.0, whole genome shotgun sequence includes the following:
- the LOC124015085 gene encoding uncharacterized protein LOC124015085 isoform X1 has translation MATRAAYFSPSEAQILMEAYEEVKYIIKKKGNTATVIKQREKAWQSIADRLNALNMNGPKRTWQQVKIKYKNILQNAVKKNTHRQGTGGGSPKADLTPAEDMALELNKGRPVLEGIPGGKETSIGSSQDATRFIQVSGSTVFLLEPPAQAPDDADPGEGPSAAATAHDGDDDDEEETTSLDSRRHEDPDAIQWENQPGNISSQAIRKLYGNHLRRQIELADIDIQYKKKKMENLALESEIKKRTIRKLDLEIKKLEREVRYAFNVHCMLTVTQMY, from the exons ATGGCAACTAGAGCCGCGTACTTTTCCCCGTCGGAAGCACAAATCCTCATGGAGGCATACGAGGAGGTAAAATATATAATTAAGAAGAAAGGCAACACCGCCACAGTGATAAAGCAAAGAGAAAAAGCGTGGCAAAGTATTGCAGACCGCCTGAATGC attaaacATGAACGGGCCAAAACGGACATGGCAGCaggtcaaaatcaaatacaagaaCATTCTGCAGAATG CAGTGAAAAAGAATACCCACAGACAAGGCACGGGTGGTGGGTCACCAAAGGCTGACCTTACCCCAGCAGAGGACATGGCCTTGGAGCTAAATAAAGGCAGGCCCGTCTTAGAGGGGATCCCTGGGGGGAAAGAGACGAGCATAGGTTCCTCCCAAGATGCCACCCGCTTCATTCAAG TGTCTGGCAGCACTGTGTTCCTGTTAGAGCCACCAGCACAAGCACCAGACGATGCTGATCCA GGTGAAGGCCCCagtgcagcagcaacagcacatgatggagacgatgatgatgaggaggagaccACCTCTCTGGATTCCAGAAGGCATGAG GACCCAGATGCTATACAGTGGGAAAACCAGCCTGGCAACATA AGCTCACAAGCTATCAGAAAGTTGTATGGCAACCACCTCCGGCGCCAAATAGAACTGGCAGACATAGACATTCAGTACAAGAAGAAAAAGATGGAAAATCTTGCACTGGAGTCCGAAATAAAAAAGAGGACAATTAGGAAACTGGACCTTGAAATAAAAAAActtgagagggaggtgagataTGCCTTCAATGTACACTGTATGCTAACTGTAACACAAATGTATTAA
- the LOC124015085 gene encoding uncharacterized protein LOC124015085 isoform X2, which yields MATRAAYFSPSEAQILMEAYEEVKYIIKKKGNTATVIKQREKAWQSIADRLNALNMNGPKRTWQQVKIKYKNILQNAVKKNTHRQGTGGGSPKADLTPAEDMALELNKGRPVLEGIPGGKETSIGSSQDATRFIQVSGSTVFLLEPPAQAPDDADPGEGPSAAATAHDGDDDDEEETTSLDSRRHEDPDAIQWENQPGNISSQAIRKLYGNHLRRQIELADIDIQYKKKKMENLALESEIKKRTIRKLDLEIKKLERELQEDDTAQNKN from the exons ATGGCAACTAGAGCCGCGTACTTTTCCCCGTCGGAAGCACAAATCCTCATGGAGGCATACGAGGAGGTAAAATATATAATTAAGAAGAAAGGCAACACCGCCACAGTGATAAAGCAAAGAGAAAAAGCGTGGCAAAGTATTGCAGACCGCCTGAATGC attaaacATGAACGGGCCAAAACGGACATGGCAGCaggtcaaaatcaaatacaagaaCATTCTGCAGAATG CAGTGAAAAAGAATACCCACAGACAAGGCACGGGTGGTGGGTCACCAAAGGCTGACCTTACCCCAGCAGAGGACATGGCCTTGGAGCTAAATAAAGGCAGGCCCGTCTTAGAGGGGATCCCTGGGGGGAAAGAGACGAGCATAGGTTCCTCCCAAGATGCCACCCGCTTCATTCAAG TGTCTGGCAGCACTGTGTTCCTGTTAGAGCCACCAGCACAAGCACCAGACGATGCTGATCCA GGTGAAGGCCCCagtgcagcagcaacagcacatgatggagacgatgatgatgaggaggagaccACCTCTCTGGATTCCAGAAGGCATGAG GACCCAGATGCTATACAGTGGGAAAACCAGCCTGGCAACATA AGCTCACAAGCTATCAGAAAGTTGTATGGCAACCACCTCCGGCGCCAAATAGAACTGGCAGACATAGACATTCAGTACAAGAAGAAAAAGATGGAAAATCTTGCACTGGAGTCCGAAATAAAAAAGAGGACAATTAGGAAACTGGACCTTGAAATAAAAAAActtgagagggag CTCCAAGAAGATGACACAGCTCAAAATAAAAATTAG